The sequence below is a genomic window from Sphingobacterium sp. ML3W.
TTTATCAGTCCCGGTACACCTAATAGTGTTCCGCCAAAATAACGGACTACCACAACAATAATATTTGTTACATCTTGTGACAACAACACATTCAATATAGGCCTTCCAGCGGTACCAGATGGTTCCCCATCGTCATTCAGTCGATAAACAGTTCGATCTGGACTCATACGGTAGGCCCAACAGTGATGACGCGCTTTTGGATGTAATACTTTTAATTCCCCGATGATTTCTTTTAATTGATCTTCATCCTTAAATGGGTAAGCATAAGCTATAAATTTACTTCCTTTATCGCGAAATATTCCTTCTCCACTATCTTCAATGGTACGATATGTATCTTCAAATAAACTCACAAATATGTAATGATTAAAACTGAGACAATAGAAAGTGCTAAACCTATTTTATTAATAAAACTTAGCCTTTCTTTAAATAATAGAACGCCAACAATCGCTCCAACAGAGATAACACCAATATTCATTCCTGTAAATACTATGGAGGGGTTATCGGGAAGAGCACGATGTGCTTTCATATAAAATAAGATATTTCCAAAATTAAAAAGTCCAAGTACAACTCCATAAAATAAAGATTTAAAAGAAAATACTTGCTTTTCAAAAACTAAAAAATAAATCAGGAATAAAAATGCCACTACCGTCGATAATAGAAAAACGATAAACATTGAAGTCATATAAGGTATAGCCTGATGAAGTGCGATTTGTTTGAAAAGAATATCAATAATACCCATTCCAATAAACACAATAATGGGGTAGATTATACTTCCAATTCTATTTATTTGTGTCTTATTGTCTTTTTGCCATCCAATAGAACATATTATAGCAAATAGACCTACAAGAATACCAATGCCCTTATTCCAAGTGATTACCTCAGAAAAAAGTATAAAAGACGCTAACAGAGGGATAAATAAAGATAACCGCTGTGCAATTTCAGTTTTAACCAAACCTATATGTTGTAGGGTTAAGGCAATAAAGACAAAAAGAGTTGGAAGCAAGGTTGCCAACGGAAAATACAATCCCCAGGGCATATTCGAAAATGTTATACCTTCCAATTTTGGTCCTAAAACGAAATAGGTTAGCATAGCTGCAACCGGGTAATTCCAAACAATAATTTGTTTTGTACTCAACTGCTGGAGTTTTGCAAACTTTAATAAGATGGCAACAGTAACGCTACACAAAACACTTAAAAGGACAAAAATCATAAACTTCAATAATTCTTAAGACCAATTTCATTTGTTCTGGTCACTTATTCCAATTTTACGAAATATTCTGCATATTTCACATTAGTGGTAGTAGTATAGGATGTTGAATGATATTTTTTTTAAACGATTTCAGATAAATAAAGCTATACATATAAATTATTCCAAATATGATTTTAACAGTTACCTCAAAAACATCGTAATTCCCCTAACGATGTTCCAAGATATATATCAGATTTTCAACTAGTCTTAATTACTTATAGATTACTAATCAACATGTTATACTTTTTTATAACCTAATATTCTTCTCTAATTTTAAAATGATGTTTATACAGTATTTCATCTGTACAAAGCTGTATTTCATCTCTCTACAAATAGGTGTAACATGTAAAAACAGGAGAAAATATCTGATTAAATGCTTAAATATTAAGGTATAAATTGTAATAAAAAAATGAAATATTACAGTATTTATAATGAAAAAAATATAAATTTTTTACCATTTATTACTGTAAAAAATCACTAAAATATCTAATAATATATCAGTATTTAATAGACTGATAATCGATTAAATATATGCTTAATTAGCATAAAACATGATTTAAACATTAAAAAGAACATATAAAGGCCTAAATAAAATCGAAATAACGAACGATTATATCGATTAAAAATTAGAATAAATATCATTAAAAAAGCTATAATAAATACACAAAAAACAACATGAAAAAATAATTTATATTTATATTGTTTTTATCAAAAACATGCGTATATTTGGAATATCAAAACGGATAAATAATGACAAAGATGAATACATATTTTTTTATTTACTTTTATTTTAAAAAATAAGAGCGGGAACAAATTTGTAAAAATCACACGATATTAAAAAGCAAAAGTTCCGGTCATCAATCGGAACTTTTGCTTTTTATCAGAACATATAAAACAGACAATGAGTTTAAAAATTGCAATACAAGGAGCAAAAGCCTCCTTTCACGAGGAAGCATCATTTAAGTATTTTGGTGAAGACATCGAAACAGTAGAATGCGATACTTTTAAGAAAACATGCGAATTATTAAAGCAGAAGAAAGTCGATTATGTCGTAATGGCTATAGAAAACTCAATTGCAGGAAGCATATTACCGAACTACAATCTTTTAAGAGACTATAAATTTAACATTGTAGGCGAAATTGCTTTAAGTATCCATCAAAATTTACTTGCGTTGCCTGGTGTTAAACTTGAAGATATAAAATTCATTGAGTCCCATCAAATGGCTATTCGTCAGTGTGAAGAGTTTTTACAGGAATTACCTAATGTTAAAATATCTGAAAGCTCTGATACTGCAGCATCCGCATCAAAAGTAGCAAGTCAAAAATTAACAGACACAGCCGCTATTGCAGGTACACTAGCGGCAAAAACATATGGACTAAATATCTTAGAAGCAAAGATTGAAACAAATAAAAAGAATAGTACACGTTTCTTGATATTATCCAATGATGTGGAAGAACAAAAGAACACGAATAAAGCATCCCTGTCATTTCAAACGGGCAATTCAGTCGGTTCTTTAGCATCTATATTGCAATGTTTTGCGGAACAAAATGTCAATTTAAGCAAGATTCAATCTATTCCAGTCATCGGAAAAAGAAATGAATATGATTTTTTTGTTGACGTAGAATGGAAAAAGCAATCAGACTATGATGCGGCTATTCGTAAAGTGCTAAAACATAGCATCAACTTCAACATTATGGGTGAATATGTGAAAAACGACCGCATTTAAGTAGTAATAAATCAAAGTTTAAAATAAAAACTCAAAATAAAACATGAAAAATACATTGGATATCGTCCCTTTAAAATCTTGGTTAGATACAGGAGACAAACCTTTAATTATTGCAGGACCTTGTAGTGCTGAAACAGAAGATCAAGTACTTTCTACAGCACATTTATTAGCAAATACGGGTAAGGTAAATGTTTTACGTGCTGGTATATGGAAGCCTCGTACTCGTCCAGGAGAATTTGAAGGTATTGGTTCTATTGGCTTAGAATGGTTAAAAAGAGCAAAAGCTGAAACGGGTTTATTAATTGCAACAGAAGTTGCAACTGCGAAACATGTTGAAGAAGCATTAGCTGCTGGAGTAGATATATTATGGATAGGTGCTCGTTCAACTGCAAACCCATTCACAGTACAAGAAATAGCTGATGCATTAGTTGGAGTAGATATCCCCGTTTTTGTTAAAAATCCGGTAAACCCCGATTTATCATTATGGTTCGGTGCATTAGAACGCATAAATCGTGCTGGGATCAAAAAGTTAGGTGCTATACATAGAGGTTTCTCTTCTTACGAGAAATCGGCTTTCCGTAACGAGCCTATGTGGGACCTTGCTATCCAATTGAAGTCTTTATGCCCAGAGTTACCGATCATCAATGACCCAAGTCATATCTGTGGTAATCGTGAATTGTTACCATACATTTCTCAAAAAGCAATGGACATGGACTTGCAAGGTTTAATTATTGAATCACATATTGACCCTTCAGTAGCTTGGACAGATGCAAAACAACAGGTTACTCCTGCTGCACTATCTGATCTAATCGACAACCTGAACTTGCGTAAAGCAGATTCAGACAACCCTGCATTTGAAGATAAATTAGCTGAATTACGTAGCAATATTGATAAATTAGATGATTTAATTATTCAAAAAATTGGTGAACGTATGAAAATTGCTGAGAAAATTGGCGAATATAAACGTGATAACAATGTGACAATCTTGCAGATGAACCGTTGGGATGAAATCATTCAAAAACGTACTCAACTTGCTGAAGCTCTAACTTTGAGTAATGATTTTGCTGTGAAATTTTTAGAATTAATTCACAATGAATCTATTCGTAAGCAAAATACGATCATGAATCAACCTACGGCGGAGGCATAATGAATCAACAGGTGATTACACTTACTCACCCATCAAAAATCATAAATGGTACGGTTCAGCTTACTGGTTCAAAATCAGAAAGCAACCGTGCCCTTATTATTCAAGCGCTGGGAAAAGAGAAAGTACAAATAAAAAATCTTTCGCAAGCTTTTGATACGGTTACCCTAAAAGAAGCCCTTCAATTGGCCGCAAATCCACAATCGGAAATAAATAAAATCGATATTGGACCAGCAGGAACGGCGATGCGCTTTTTAACAGCCTATCTAAACTTAATTAAAGGTAACTTCATCCTAACAGGATCTGAACGTATGCAACAAAGACCTATCGGTATTTTAGTTGATGCTTTAAAGACCATTGGTGCCGATATTCATTATGAATCAAAATCGGGCTTTCCTCCTCTTAAAATCGAGGGCGGTATGATACAGGGAAAAGATAAGATATCCATTAAAGGAAACATCAGTAGTCAATATATTTCTGCATTATTGCTTATCGCGGCGACGTTGAAAAAGGGTTTAACCCTTGAGATTGAAGGAGAATTAACTTCAAGACCATATGTTACAATGACTTTGAATATGTTGAGGGAAGTTGGCGTTCAATATGAATGGGTCAACAATACGATTCATATCTCTCATCAAGAAATACAAGAAGCGACGATTTATGTGGAACCTGACTGGAGTGCGGCATCTTATTGGTATGCTATTGTAGCACTTTCAAACTCGGGTTCTATCGTACTCCCAGGATTAAGAAAAAACAGTCTACAGGGTGATATTGCCATTGTAGAAATCATGAGCCATTTTGGTGTTGCATCCTCTTTCGAAGAAGATGGTTTACATTTGACTAAAATAAGTGAACCTTCTGGCAAAACATTTTTCGATATGAAAGAATGTCCAGATTTAGCCCAAACGATAG
It includes:
- a CDS encoding IMPACT family protein — protein: MSLFEDTYRTIEDSGEGIFRDKGSKFIAYAYPFKDEDQLKEIIGELKVLHPKARHHCWAYRMSPDRTVYRLNDDGEPSGTAGRPILNVLLSQDVTNIIVVVVRYFGGTLLGVPGLINAYKTATQEVLAGLNIVEKTVNDIYKIEFDYLAMNDVMRVVKEENITVSKQVFDNRCYMEVEVRKMQVNSVIARFDKIDNCTLCYLRTI
- a CDS encoding transporter, encoding MIFVLLSVLCSVTVAILLKFAKLQQLSTKQIIVWNYPVAAMLTYFVLGPKLEGITFSNMPWGLYFPLATLLPTLFVFIALTLQHIGLVKTEIAQRLSLFIPLLASFILFSEVITWNKGIGILVGLFAIICSIGWQKDNKTQINRIGSIIYPIIVFIGMGIIDILFKQIALHQAIPYMTSMFIVFLLSTVVAFLFLIYFLVFEKQVFSFKSLFYGVVLGLFNFGNILFYMKAHRALPDNPSIVFTGMNIGVISVGAIVGVLLFKERLSFINKIGLALSIVSVLIITYL
- a CDS encoding prephenate dehydratase, with the protein product MSLKIAIQGAKASFHEEASFKYFGEDIETVECDTFKKTCELLKQKKVDYVVMAIENSIAGSILPNYNLLRDYKFNIVGEIALSIHQNLLALPGVKLEDIKFIESHQMAIRQCEEFLQELPNVKISESSDTAASASKVASQKLTDTAAIAGTLAAKTYGLNILEAKIETNKKNSTRFLILSNDVEEQKNTNKASLSFQTGNSVGSLASILQCFAEQNVNLSKIQSIPVIGKRNEYDFFVDVEWKKQSDYDAAIRKVLKHSINFNIMGEYVKNDRI
- a CDS encoding chorismate mutase, encoding MKNTLDIVPLKSWLDTGDKPLIIAGPCSAETEDQVLSTAHLLANTGKVNVLRAGIWKPRTRPGEFEGIGSIGLEWLKRAKAETGLLIATEVATAKHVEEALAAGVDILWIGARSTANPFTVQEIADALVGVDIPVFVKNPVNPDLSLWFGALERINRAGIKKLGAIHRGFSSYEKSAFRNEPMWDLAIQLKSLCPELPIINDPSHICGNRELLPYISQKAMDMDLQGLIIESHIDPSVAWTDAKQQVTPAALSDLIDNLNLRKADSDNPAFEDKLAELRSNIDKLDDLIIQKIGERMKIAEKIGEYKRDNNVTILQMNRWDEIIQKRTQLAEALTLSNDFAVKFLELIHNESIRKQNTIMNQPTAEA
- the aroA gene encoding 3-phosphoshikimate 1-carboxyvinyltransferase, with translation MNQQVITLTHPSKIINGTVQLTGSKSESNRALIIQALGKEKVQIKNLSQAFDTVTLKEALQLAANPQSEINKIDIGPAGTAMRFLTAYLNLIKGNFILTGSERMQQRPIGILVDALKTIGADIHYESKSGFPPLKIEGGMIQGKDKISIKGNISSQYISALLLIAATLKKGLTLEIEGELTSRPYVTMTLNMLREVGVQYEWVNNTIHISHQEIQEATIYVEPDWSAASYWYAIVALSNSGSIVLPGLRKNSLQGDIAIVEIMSHFGVASSFEEDGLHLTKISEPSGKTFFDMKECPDLAQTIVVVAAALRRDISLTGLETLKIKETDRIAALKTEIGKFGAKLVEDGTTYHIKTDEVFEPTTISFATYEDHRMAMAFAPLALVFKNINIEEPHVVEKSYPDFWKHLADQNFIIT